In the genome of Anabas testudineus chromosome 4, fAnaTes1.2, whole genome shotgun sequence, one region contains:
- the b3galt2 gene encoding beta-1,3-galactosyltransferase 2 codes for MQWRRRHYCPIKMTWTVKRSLFRTHVAGLLSLAVLFTLFLFFSHQDWLPGRSGPRENPLTYTIRGFRSPKGETSQNSSLRSLWRETGYVAPKPLLNLSSQQVEGAAGEAVGGGGVGGGRMGVMGLGDSMSTNNSLQKEMGVGGRLSAQPYRYILNEPFKCRDGTPFLILLIAAEPGQAEARNAIRQTWGNESVAMGLGFVRLFLLGTGKSSDTFLQNSIEEESRVHHDIIQQDYQDTYYNLTIKTLMGMNWVATYCPHTSYVMKTDSDMFVNTEYLIQKLLKPELPPKQRYFTGYLMRGYAPNRNKDSKWYMPPELYPSERYPIFCSGTGYVFSGDMAELIYQASLSIRRLHLEDVYVGICLAKLRIDPVPPPNEFLFNHWRVSYSSCKYSHLITSHQFHPNELIKYWNHLQSNKHNACINMTKEKNGRYRHRRFHGERPP; via the coding sequence ATGCAGTGGAGACGGCGGCATTACTGTCCCATCAAGATGACCTGGACCGTCAAGCGTTCGCTCTTTCGGACCCATGTGGCTGGCCTCCTCTCACTGGCTGTGCTCTTCACCCTGTTCTTATTTTTCAGCCATCAGGACTGGTTGCCAGGACGCAGTGGGCCTCGGGAAAACCCGCTGACCTACACAATAAGGGGCTTTCGCAGCCCCAAGGGAGAAACCAGCCAGAACAGCTCCCTGAGGAGCCTGTGGAGGGAGACGGGGTATGTAGCACCAAAGCCACTGCTCAATCTCAGCTCTCAGCAAGTGGAAGGGGCAGCAGGAGAAGCAGTAGGAGGGGGTGGTGTAGGAGGAGGCAGGATGGGTGTAATGGGACTCGGGGATTCCATGAGCACTAACAACAGTTTACAAAAGGAGATGGGTGTGGGAGGGCGTCTTAGCGCTCAGCCATACCGCTACATCTTGAATGAGCCCTTCAAGTGCAGGGACGGCACCCCATTCCTCATTCTTCTCATCGCTGCAGAACCTGGACAGGCAGAGGCACGCAACGCCATTCGTCAAACATGGGGCAATGAGAGCGTTGCAATGGGCCTGGGGTTTGTTCGTCTTTTCCTGCTCGGCACAGGAAAAAGCTCAGACACCTTCCTCCAGAACAGCATAGAAGAAGAGAGTCGAGTTCACCACGACATCATCCAACAGGACTATCAGGACACTTACTACAACTTGACCATCAAAACTCTGATGGGCATGAACTGGGTGGCCACTTATTGCCCACACACCTCCTATGTGATGAAGACAGATAGCGACATGTTTGTCAACACCGAGTATCTCATCCAAAAGCTTCTGAAGCCCGAGCTGCCTCCCAAGCAACGGTACTTCACTGGCTACCTGATGCGTGGCTATGCACCAAACCGAAACAAGGACAGTAAGTGGTACATGCCTCCAGAGCTGTACCCAAGTGAGCGCTACCCAATATTTTGCTCAGGCACTGGGTATGTGTTCTCAGGGGACATGGCTGAGCTGATCTACCAGGCCTCTCTCAGCATACGCAGGCTGCATTTGGAGGATGTATATGTGGGGATCTGCCTGGCAAAGCTGCGCATCGACCCAGTGCCCCCGCCCAACGAGTTCCTTTTCAACCACTGGCGGGTGTCTTACTCTAGTTGTAAGTACAGTCACctgatcacatcacatcagttcCACCCTAATGAACTTATCAAATATTGGAATCACTTACAGAGCAACAAGCACAATGCCTGTATCAACATGACCAAGGAAAAGAACGGCAGGTACAGACACCGAAGGTTTCATGGAGAGAGGCCTCCGTGA